From the genome of Virgibacillus proomii, one region includes:
- a CDS encoding Na+/H+ antiporter subunit A, with amino-acid sequence MLFAVLIPLLIACFIPALSKLKTKIHTGIFVFFVPFFIFIYFASFIGTDFSPVMEQYNWIPSLGINFDLYLDGLSLLFVLLISGIGALVVFYSIYYLDKSEQLGNFYVFLLMFMSAMLGVVLSDNIFVLYTFWELTSISSFLLIGYWHFKERSRYGALKSMLITVFGGLSMLGGFILLYVITGTTSIQEMIQQADIILSSNYLPLILGFILLGAFTKSAQFPFHIWLPDAMEAPTPVSAYLHSATMVKAGLFLVARFSPIFATYEWFFIVVSVIGIITLCWGSYMSVRQTDLKAILAFSTISQLGMIMAMLGFGTPIAIFAAVFHILNHATFKGSLFMVAGIVDHETGTRDIRKLGGLATLMPITATLAIFGTFSMAGVPLPFLNGFYSKEMFFDATLGLGSGGWSQVIPYLAVIGSIFTFVYSMYFFFGTFTGKKQLDQLPKKPHEAPIGMLISPIILVAGVILIGLFPNMVNAPFLQHAATAVNNAVEYNKISFWHGFIPPLFMSLAVVGIGTVLFITRKKWQAVYNFLPGKTSFNHIYNGIISKLDTFSKRITNFYMTGSLKTYMSLILSTVLIISVVYMFLTDGFAFSTNQLAEPSFIEIAVVAVMIIAAIATIYMNHNVAAILVLGVVGFGVAILFVIYRAPDIALTQLVIETVTVALFLLCFYHLPKMRKSTDSLKTKTVNAIISIAFGALITIVAISANSSRWFDSISDYFVENSHKLGGGDNIVNVILVDFRGLDTLFEISVLGIAALAVVGLIKMKKNKEAE; translated from the coding sequence ATGTTATTTGCAGTACTCATTCCACTTCTTATTGCATGTTTTATACCTGCATTAAGTAAATTAAAAACAAAAATACATACAGGAATCTTTGTTTTCTTTGTGCCATTCTTTATTTTTATTTACTTTGCTTCCTTTATCGGCACTGATTTTTCACCGGTTATGGAGCAATATAATTGGATTCCATCGCTAGGAATTAATTTTGATTTGTACTTGGATGGTTTAAGTCTGTTGTTTGTCTTATTAATTAGTGGGATAGGTGCATTAGTTGTATTTTATTCCATCTACTACCTAGACAAGTCCGAACAGCTAGGTAATTTTTATGTTTTTTTACTCATGTTTATGAGTGCAATGCTCGGTGTCGTACTATCTGACAACATTTTTGTGCTTTATACATTTTGGGAATTAACATCGATATCATCCTTTTTACTTATCGGTTACTGGCACTTCAAAGAACGTTCCCGTTATGGTGCATTAAAATCAATGCTAATTACTGTCTTTGGCGGGCTAAGCATGTTGGGCGGATTCATTTTGTTGTATGTAATTACTGGAACAACGAGCATACAGGAGATGATTCAGCAAGCAGATATCATTTTAAGCAGTAATTATTTACCATTGATTTTAGGCTTTATTTTATTAGGAGCATTTACAAAATCTGCTCAATTTCCTTTCCATATTTGGCTGCCTGATGCTATGGAAGCACCCACTCCGGTCAGTGCCTATTTACACTCAGCTACAATGGTAAAAGCTGGTTTATTTTTAGTTGCTCGTTTTTCTCCAATATTTGCAACATATGAATGGTTCTTTATTGTTGTAAGTGTTATTGGAATTATTACATTATGTTGGGGCTCTTATATGTCCGTGAGACAAACCGATTTAAAAGCAATTCTAGCGTTTTCTACCATTAGTCAGCTTGGAATGATTATGGCAATGCTAGGATTTGGAACTCCGATCGCTATATTTGCAGCTGTTTTTCATATTTTAAACCATGCAACATTTAAAGGTAGTCTGTTTATGGTAGCAGGTATTGTCGACCATGAAACGGGTACAAGGGATATTCGTAAGCTTGGCGGTTTAGCAACACTCATGCCAATCACAGCTACTTTGGCTATCTTTGGTACATTCTCGATGGCTGGAGTACCATTGCCATTTTTAAACGGTTTTTATAGCAAGGAAATGTTCTTTGACGCCACACTTGGTTTAGGATCAGGTGGTTGGAGTCAAGTTATTCCTTATTTAGCAGTTATCGGTAGTATTTTTACATTTGTGTATTCCATGTATTTCTTTTTTGGGACATTTACTGGCAAAAAACAATTGGATCAATTACCGAAAAAACCACATGAAGCACCAATTGGCATGCTTATCTCGCCGATTATTTTAGTAGCGGGGGTTATTCTGATTGGTCTGTTCCCAAATATGGTAAATGCTCCATTTTTACAACACGCTGCAACTGCAGTCAATAACGCAGTCGAATACAATAAGATTTCTTTTTGGCATGGCTTTATACCACCGTTATTTATGTCACTAGCCGTTGTAGGCATTGGTACGGTATTGTTTATAACCAGAAAGAAATGGCAAGCTGTTTACAATTTTCTACCTGGTAAAACTAGTTTTAATCATATATATAATGGGATTATTAGCAAGCTGGACACGTTTTCTAAGCGTATCACTAACTTTTATATGACAGGTTCATTAAAGACATACATGTCCTTAATACTAAGCACTGTCCTTATCATTTCCGTTGTATACATGTTTTTAACGGATGGATTTGCTTTTAGTACAAACCAATTAGCTGAACCATCTTTTATTGAAATTGCAGTGGTAGCCGTTATGATCATTGCTGCTATTGCTACTATTTATATGAATCATAATGTTGCTGCTATTTTAGTACTTGGGGTAGTCGGTTTTGGTGTAGCTATACTGTTTGTTATTTACCGGGCACCAGATATTGCATTAACCCAATTAGTTATTGAAACGGTTACGGTTGCCTTGTTCTTGCTTTGTTTTTACCATTTACCAAAAATGCGTAAGTCAACTGACTCACTAAAAACAAAAACAGTAAATGCAATTATCTCCATTGCCTTCGGGGCATTAATAACCATTGTAGCTATTTCGGCAAACAGCAGCAGATGGTTTGATTCCATTTCCGATTACTTTGTAGAGAATTCCCACAAGCTTGGTGGCGGAGATAATATCGTGAATGTTATTTTAGTCGATTTTCGTGGCCTAGATACATTATTCGAAATTTCTGTACTGGGCATCGCCGCTTTAGCAGTAGTTGGCCTCATTAAAATGAAAAAGAATAAGGAGGCTGAATAA
- a CDS encoding Na(+)/H(+) antiporter subunit F1, whose product MTNILTASENLINIAVIISFIGISISLACLLYRVITGPTQPDRAVALDSMGINLMAVAGIMSIYLVTPNLNDVILLIGILSFLSTLAIAKYLEKGVIIDRDLD is encoded by the coding sequence ATGACAAACATATTAACTGCTTCAGAAAACTTAATAAATATTGCTGTAATTATTTCGTTTATCGGAATATCTATTTCACTAGCATGTTTGTTATATCGAGTTATTACAGGTCCTACTCAACCTGATCGGGCTGTTGCGTTAGATTCAATGGGCATAAACTTAATGGCTGTTGCAGGTATCATGTCAATTTATCTGGTTACACCAAATTTAAATGATGTCATTCTGCTCATCGGTATCCTTTCATTCCTTTCAACGCTTGCAATTGCAAAATATTTAGAAAAGGGTGTTATCATTGATAGAGACTTGGATTAA
- the mnhG gene encoding monovalent cation/H(+) antiporter subunit G produces the protein MIETWINIILNVLIALCILAGTFFILSASIGVVRFPDVYTKLHAATKASTLGISFILIGAFIFLYVEHAIVSGKLLLAILFIMLTAPVGGHMLGRAAHTAGVKPYLKKRKDEYQEAVDQLREEENQG, from the coding sequence TTGATAGAGACTTGGATTAACATCATTTTAAATGTGCTGATCGCCCTATGTATTCTTGCAGGAACTTTTTTCATACTATCTGCTTCCATTGGAGTTGTCCGTTTTCCTGATGTATATACAAAGCTGCATGCTGCTACGAAAGCCTCTACATTAGGCATCTCCTTTATACTAATCGGTGCCTTTATCTTCCTTTATGTAGAACACGCTATTGTTAGTGGTAAGCTGCTTTTGGCAATCCTGTTTATTATGCTGACAGCACCAGTTGGGGGGCACATGCTTGGTCGTGCTGCCCATACAGCCGGAGTGAAGCCATACCTTAAAAAACGTAAGGACGAATATCAGGAAGCTGTCGATCAGCTTAGAGAAGAAGAAAATCAAGGATAA
- a CDS encoding sporulation histidine kinase inhibitor Sda — MEHLSDELLLESYITANELNLSPDFLSLIEEEIHRRQLSDKIKNIKSG; from the coding sequence ATGGAACATTTGTCGGACGAACTATTGCTCGAATCATACATTACAGCAAATGAATTAAATCTAAGCCCTGATTTTCTTTCTTTAATTGAAGAAGAAATTCATAGAAGACAGCTATCGGATAAAATAAAAAACATAAAATCAGGTTAA
- the murQ gene encoding N-acetylmuramic acid 6-phosphate etherase: MFDKLSTETRNQYTKNLDEMSVMDIITMMNKEDKSVPKIIETQLSSIEKAIHLVIQSFNQEGRLIYIGAGTSGRLGVLDAVECVPTFGAEPEMVQGLIAGGEAAFTKAAEGAEDDSHLGKKDLQTIGLTEKDTVIGIAASGRTPYVIGALSYARERKANTVSIACNKEAKMSEYADITIELETGPEVLTGSTRLKAGSAQKMVLNMISTASMIRIGKVYQNLMVDLKPTNHKLVERSKRIIMDATEVDYKTASDYLEKAKHNVKVAIVMILLQCSYEEAREKVLQANGFVRKALLN; the protein is encoded by the coding sequence ATGTTTGATAAGTTAAGCACAGAAACAAGGAACCAATATACTAAAAACCTGGATGAAATGTCTGTTATGGATATTATCACCATGATGAATAAAGAGGATAAGAGCGTACCAAAAATAATTGAAACACAACTTTCCTCGATTGAAAAAGCCATTCATTTAGTAATTCAGTCATTCAATCAAGAAGGAAGGCTTATATATATAGGCGCTGGAACAAGCGGAAGACTTGGAGTATTAGATGCTGTAGAATGTGTGCCGACATTTGGGGCAGAACCCGAGATGGTACAGGGACTTATAGCTGGTGGTGAGGCAGCTTTTACAAAAGCTGCTGAAGGTGCAGAGGACGACTCGCATCTGGGAAAAAAGGATTTACAAACCATCGGGCTTACCGAGAAGGATACTGTTATTGGGATTGCAGCTAGTGGGAGAACGCCTTACGTTATAGGGGCTTTATCATATGCAAGAGAACGGAAAGCTAACACTGTGAGCATAGCTTGCAATAAGGAGGCGAAGATGAGCGAGTATGCAGACATTACGATTGAATTAGAGACAGGCCCAGAAGTCCTAACCGGTTCTACACGTTTAAAAGCTGGATCTGCACAAAAGATGGTATTGAATATGATTTCAACAGCTTCCATGATACGCATTGGTAAAGTGTATCAAAATTTAATGGTTGACCTTAAGCCTACGAATCATAAATTGGTGGAAAGGTCAAAGCGAATTATTATGGACGCTACAGAAGTAGATTATAAGACAGCCAGCGATTATCTTGAAAAAGCAAAGCATAATGTAAAAGTAGCTATTGTGATGATCTTACTCCAATGCTCCTATGAGGAGGCAAGAGAAAAGGTTCTCCAAGCAAATGGTTTTGTGCGAAAAGCATTATTAAATTGA
- a CDS encoding Na(+)/H(+) antiporter subunit C produces MEIITSILAGVLFATAIYNLLQKQLIRIIIGTALISHGAHILILTMGRLKAGQPPILIEGISNYTDPLPQALILTSIVISFGVTSLLLVLAYRASQENNTDNMEELRGNENE; encoded by the coding sequence ATGGAAATTATTACATCCATATTAGCAGGAGTTTTGTTTGCAACTGCGATCTATAACTTATTACAAAAACAATTAATACGAATTATCATTGGTACAGCTCTTATCTCTCATGGTGCGCATATTCTTATTTTAACGATGGGACGGCTAAAAGCTGGACAACCTCCAATATTAATAGAAGGTATTTCTAATTATACGGACCCGTTGCCACAGGCACTGATTTTAACATCTATTGTAATCAGCTTTGGTGTTACAAGTCTCCTTTTGGTGTTAGCCTATCGGGCTTCTCAGGAAAATAATACAGACAATATGGAAGAGTTAAGGGGTAACGAAAATGAGTAA
- a CDS encoding YqeG family HAD IIIA-type phosphatase produces MLKKFLPNEHVKSIFEIHPSALKEKGIKGIITDLDNTLVAWDVKDATSEVIQWFQLMKEYDIKVTIISNNNSERVRVFSEPLDTPFVFSARKPLTKAFKTTAKKMGLKKEEIVVIGDQILTDIFGGNIAGFYTILVVPIIQTDGRLTRINRKIERRILAYMRKKGKISWEE; encoded by the coding sequence GTGCTGAAGAAGTTTTTGCCGAATGAGCATGTTAAAAGTATATTTGAAATCCATCCGAGTGCTTTAAAAGAAAAGGGAATTAAAGGTATTATTACCGATTTGGATAATACATTAGTCGCTTGGGATGTTAAGGATGCAACTTCAGAAGTAATTCAATGGTTTCAATTAATGAAGGAATATGACATTAAGGTTACGATTATATCGAATAATAATAGTGAAAGAGTTAGGGTTTTTTCGGAACCGTTAGATACGCCATTTGTATTTAGTGCTCGTAAACCGTTAACAAAGGCATTTAAAACGACCGCTAAAAAAATGGGATTAAAAAAAGAGGAAATTGTTGTCATTGGCGATCAAATTTTAACGGATATATTTGGTGGAAACATCGCTGGATTTTATACTATATTAGTTGTTCCTATCATTCAAACAGATGGGCGATTAACGAGAATTAATCGGAAAATTGAACGTCGAATCCTTGCATATATGCGTAAAAAAGGAAAGATTAGCTGGGAGGAATAA
- a CDS encoding PTS transporter subunit EIIC, whose amino-acid sequence MKKEERMAQEILGHIGGQDNVQRIAHCMTRLRLSLKDETKVDHDALKQVDGVMGVVIDETLQIVIGPGMVNRVAEQLSQITGLGIGEERGPDVDNLTFEEKAALQKQQIKQKNRTPFKNFLRRLANIFIPLIPGLVASGIINGGVNFAINAGADEKTTIMKILLLIGSGIFTYLAVLVGWNTAKEFGGTPVLGAIAGMFLFNPLLADITIYGEALVPGRGGLFGVIFAAWLMSFLEKRVRKIIPAAVDIIFTPLITVLIVGFVSLYAIMPVAGVLSDGITKGLITLIDIGGVVAGAVLAGFFLPLVMVGLHHGLTPIHLELINTYNNTALLPILAMAGAGQVGAAIAVYVKTKNNRLRNIIKGGLPVGFLGIGEPLLYGVTLPLGRPFITACMGAALGGAYQAVIQTAAKSVGVSGLSLIPLIDDGKFIPYFLGLVIAYAGGFIFTYLFGFKEEMARDI is encoded by the coding sequence ATGAAGAAAGAGGAGAGAATGGCACAAGAAATTTTAGGCCACATAGGTGGACAAGATAATGTACAGCGCATTGCCCACTGTATGACAAGATTAAGACTCTCTTTGAAAGATGAAACGAAAGTGGATCATGATGCATTGAAGCAGGTAGATGGGGTAATGGGCGTAGTTATTGATGAGACGTTACAAATTGTTATAGGTCCGGGAATGGTAAATCGGGTTGCGGAACAATTAAGCCAGATTACGGGACTGGGGATTGGCGAAGAAAGAGGCCCAGATGTAGATAATTTGACATTTGAGGAAAAAGCAGCACTGCAAAAACAACAAATAAAGCAAAAAAACAGAACACCATTTAAAAATTTTTTACGTCGACTTGCTAACATTTTCATTCCGTTAATTCCAGGTTTAGTTGCCTCTGGTATTATTAATGGAGGTGTCAACTTTGCGATAAACGCAGGTGCTGATGAAAAAACAACGATTATGAAAATTTTACTCCTTATTGGAAGCGGTATCTTTACGTACTTGGCAGTACTTGTCGGGTGGAATACTGCAAAAGAATTTGGTGGAACTCCTGTATTAGGTGCGATTGCGGGTATGTTCTTATTTAATCCATTGCTTGCCGATATTACGATCTATGGTGAGGCACTAGTTCCAGGACGTGGTGGACTATTTGGAGTCATTTTTGCAGCTTGGTTAATGAGCTTTTTGGAAAAACGAGTTAGAAAAATTATTCCAGCAGCAGTAGATATTATTTTCACTCCTCTCATTACTGTTTTGATTGTGGGGTTTGTTTCCTTATATGCAATAATGCCAGTAGCAGGGGTTCTATCGGACGGAATTACAAAAGGTTTAATAACTTTAATTGATATTGGAGGGGTTGTCGCTGGTGCAGTATTGGCTGGTTTCTTTCTTCCACTGGTAATGGTTGGGCTGCATCACGGATTAACACCGATTCATTTAGAACTTATAAATACGTATAATAATACAGCTTTGCTTCCAATTCTAGCGATGGCAGGAGCAGGGCAGGTCGGTGCAGCGATTGCCGTTTATGTGAAAACAAAAAATAATCGATTACGGAATATTATTAAAGGTGGTCTGCCGGTTGGATTTCTTGGAATAGGAGAACCCCTATTATATGGAGTTACCTTGCCCTTAGGACGCCCGTTTATTACTGCTTGTATGGGGGCAGCACTTGGGGGAGCTTATCAAGCGGTGATTCAAACTGCAGCTAAATCAGTAGGTGTTTCCGGTTTATCACTTATCCCATTAATTGATGATGGCAAATTTATTCCATACTTTTTAGGACTTGTTATCGCTTATGCTGGTGGATTCATTTTCACTTATTTATTTGGGTTCAAGGAAGAAATGGCGAGAGATATATAG
- a CDS encoding Na+/H+ antiporter subunit E, which translates to MAFQIVINLIIAFMWMFLKESYSVPSFISGYILGIVLLLVLRRFIPDTFYLKRVIKIINLILLFIKELVSSNIEIVKLVYTPKPDIEPGIFALPTELKSNWEITLLANLITLTPGTLSVAVSRDNTKLFIHAMNINDSNESIRSIKNTFEKAIMEVTQ; encoded by the coding sequence ATGGCTTTTCAGATCGTTATCAACTTAATTATTGCATTCATGTGGATGTTTTTAAAAGAATCCTATTCTGTTCCAAGCTTTATTTCAGGGTATATATTAGGAATTGTGCTTCTCCTTGTATTGCGACGATTTATTCCTGACACTTTCTATTTAAAACGAGTGATAAAAATTATTAATTTAATTTTGTTATTTATTAAAGAGCTGGTCTCATCAAATATTGAAATCGTGAAGCTTGTTTATACACCAAAACCAGATATCGAGCCAGGTATCTTTGCACTGCCGACAGAGCTTAAAAGCAATTGGGAAATAACGTTACTTGCTAACTTAATTACTCTGACACCGGGTACGCTGTCAGTTGCTGTTTCCCGTGATAATACGAAACTTTTTATTCACGCCATGAATATTAATGACAGCAATGAATCCATTCGCTCCATAAAAAATACATTTGAAAAAGCAATTATGGAGGTGACACAATGA
- the sigK gene encoding RNA polymerase sporulation sigma factor SigK produces MSGILSALALFIKEAMFFVSYVKNHAFPQPLPPEEEKKYIKQMQDGDETARNKLIEHNLRLVAHIVKKFENTGEDAEDLISIGTIGLIKGVESYSSDKGTKLATYAARCIENEILMHLRALKKVKKDVSLHDPIGQDKEGNEISLIDILEAENKNIIEFIQLNMEIEKLEDYFEILDNREREVIIYRYGLNDQKELTQREIAKKLNISRSYVSRIEKRALMKVFHEYYRKERRQ; encoded by the coding sequence TTGTCCGGCATTCTTAGTGCCCTCGCACTCTTTATTAAAGAAGCGATGTTTTTCGTATCCTATGTCAAAAACCATGCTTTTCCCCAACCTTTACCACCCGAAGAAGAAAAAAAGTACATTAAGCAAATGCAAGATGGAGACGAAACAGCGCGAAACAAATTAATTGAACATAATCTCCGACTGGTAGCACATATTGTGAAGAAATTTGAAAACACAGGAGAGGATGCTGAAGATCTTATTTCAATTGGTACAATTGGACTGATCAAGGGTGTCGAAAGCTATTCCTCTGATAAAGGTACGAAGCTTGCTACTTATGCAGCTCGATGTATAGAGAATGAAATATTAATGCATTTACGAGCATTAAAAAAAGTGAAAAAAGATGTATCTTTACATGATCCAATTGGTCAAGATAAAGAGGGTAATGAAATTAGCCTAATTGATATTTTAGAAGCAGAAAACAAAAATATTATTGAATTTATTCAATTAAATATGGAAATAGAAAAATTAGAGGATTACTTTGAAATTTTAGATAATCGCGAGCGTGAAGTAATTATTTACCGTTACGGATTAAACGATCAAAAAGAATTAACACAGCGTGAGATAGCTAAGAAGTTAAACATCTCAAGAAGCTATGTATCTCGTATTGAAAAACGAGCATTAATGAAGGTCTTTCATGAATATTACCGAAAAGAAAGAAGGCAGTAA
- a CDS encoding Na+/H+ antiporter subunit D — protein sequence MSNLAVLPIIIPLISAIILIFFHRKVKLSRALTKLFSLISLGTAGYITWYVLENGTIILNTGDWIAPYGIILVMDGLAAILVLTTNVIATACAFYAPHAGLEKREIYYFYPFFFFLITGVSGAFITGDLFNLFVFFEVLLMASYGLIVLGGGKVQLRESLKYLLINLFSSMLFVTTVAFLYAVVGTVNMAQIAERVQQVEQQGIITTIGILLFFVFATKAALFPLYYWLPKSYIVPNPVISALFGALLTKVGIYSILRTFSLIFIHKTDLTHDMFIWIAGLSMIFGVIGALSTSNIKLIIAYNIIPAIGFIILGIGVLNPDGISGSIYYLIHDMIIKTALFLLVGVIASVAGTSDLRKMGGLIHHYPSLGWLLFLSGAVLAGLPPFSGFIGKLLLLKGAFEEGKIAIVMIGLLTSLLILYSIVKIFINGFWGDKEVMTHIEKKPINGLLTPIVSLLALSVLLGVGAELFYPHIESIATYLLDPEIYIDSVLKE from the coding sequence ATGAGTAATTTAGCAGTATTACCAATCATTATTCCATTAATATCAGCTATCATTCTAATTTTCTTTCATCGCAAGGTGAAGTTATCTAGGGCATTAACAAAGCTGTTTTCATTAATAAGTTTAGGAACTGCCGGTTATATCACTTGGTATGTGCTGGAAAACGGTACGATCATTTTAAATACCGGGGACTGGATCGCACCTTACGGGATTATTTTAGTAATGGATGGATTAGCAGCGATATTAGTGTTGACAACAAATGTTATTGCAACAGCATGTGCTTTCTATGCACCGCATGCAGGATTAGAAAAAAGGGAAATTTATTATTTCTACCCCTTTTTCTTCTTCCTTATCACAGGTGTATCCGGAGCATTTATTACCGGAGACTTATTCAACTTATTTGTATTTTTTGAAGTGCTCTTAATGGCTTCTTATGGCTTAATCGTACTTGGTGGTGGAAAGGTACAATTAAGAGAATCCCTAAAATATTTGTTAATTAATTTATTCTCTTCTATGCTTTTTGTTACCACTGTTGCATTTCTATATGCAGTTGTTGGTACCGTAAATATGGCACAAATTGCAGAGAGAGTTCAACAAGTTGAACAGCAGGGAATCATTACTACTATCGGGATTCTATTGTTTTTCGTTTTCGCTACAAAAGCAGCTTTGTTTCCATTATATTACTGGTTGCCAAAATCATATATTGTCCCGAATCCGGTCATATCTGCCCTATTTGGCGCATTACTGACAAAAGTAGGAATTTACTCGATTTTACGCACATTTTCTCTTATCTTTATCCATAAAACTGATTTAACACATGACATGTTTATCTGGATCGCTGGCTTATCGATGATCTTTGGCGTAATTGGTGCATTATCTACTTCGAATATAAAACTAATTATTGCTTATAATATTATTCCGGCAATCGGGTTTATCATTTTAGGTATTGGTGTTTTAAATCCAGATGGAATAAGCGGATCTATCTATTACTTAATTCATGATATGATTATTAAAACTGCGCTCTTTTTATTAGTCGGAGTAATCGCATCTGTCGCTGGAACCTCCGATCTACGAAAAATGGGTGGGCTTATTCATCATTATCCATCATTGGGCTGGTTATTATTCCTATCCGGGGCTGTATTAGCAGGCTTACCTCCATTCAGCGGTTTTATTGGTAAGCTGTTATTATTAAAAGGTGCATTTGAAGAAGGAAAAATTGCCATTGTTATGATTGGCTTACTTACAAGTCTTCTTATCCTATATTCCATTGTAAAAATCTTTATTAACGGCTTTTGGGGCGATAAAGAAGTGATGACGCATATAGAAAAGAAACCTATTAACGGCTTATTAACACCTATTGTTTCCCTACTAGCATTATCTGTATTATTAGGTGTTGGAGCAGAATTATTCTATCCGCACATCGAGTCGATTGCTACGTATCTACTTGATCCGGAAATATACATTGATTCTGTATTAAAGGAGTAG
- a CDS encoding DUF871 domain-containing protein, whose product MLGISVYLGYQQMKEQEAYIRKMKPYAFDSIFTSLHIPEDDPAMYKDQLKALGSLANELNMELMADISPTSLQTLGFNWKNASELVKWGVTGLRVDYGVDEKTIAHLSKQMKVALNASTLTSSTLKQLKQNGLVTTSTEAWHNFYPRPETGLDWEDFLEKNKWLKNEGISIMAFIPGDQNLRGPLYEKLPTLEAHRFVSPFAAYLDLKNKGKIEKILIGDNGISESTLEQFTAYQKKEEIILRAVPAPSVTEQEIKVASGRHTNRADRARDCIRSVESRHYASIGKDKISPSHCIERLVGSITVDNERYKRYQGEVQITLRDLPSDNRVNVLGRVVPEDVLLLRWIKGNQTFRIKWI is encoded by the coding sequence ATGCTAGGAATTTCTGTTTATTTGGGTTATCAACAAATGAAGGAACAAGAAGCTTATATAAGAAAAATGAAACCATACGCGTTTGATTCGATTTTTACTTCTCTGCATATACCAGAAGATGACCCGGCCATGTATAAGGATCAACTGAAAGCATTAGGTTCTCTAGCTAACGAGTTAAATATGGAATTGATGGCTGATATTTCTCCAACTTCTCTTCAGACATTAGGATTTAATTGGAAAAATGCATCGGAATTAGTAAAGTGGGGCGTCACCGGTTTACGAGTGGATTATGGTGTAGATGAAAAAACCATTGCTCATTTATCCAAACAGATGAAAGTCGCACTTAATGCTAGCACACTAACATCTTCCACTTTAAAACAATTAAAACAAAACGGACTAGTAACAACATCAACGGAGGCTTGGCATAATTTTTATCCACGACCGGAAACCGGGCTAGATTGGGAGGATTTTTTAGAGAAAAATAAATGGCTAAAAAATGAAGGAATTTCCATCATGGCTTTTATCCCGGGTGATCAAAATTTGAGAGGACCACTTTATGAAAAGCTCCCTACTTTGGAAGCGCATCGTTTCGTGTCACCGTTTGCAGCCTATCTTGATTTAAAAAATAAAGGAAAGATTGAAAAAATATTAATTGGCGATAACGGAATTAGTGAGTCTACACTCGAACAGTTCACTGCTTACCAAAAGAAAGAAGAAATAATCCTTCGGGCAGTACCAGCTCCATCTGTTACAGAACAGGAAATTAAAGTAGCTTCAGGACGTCATACAAATCGAGCTGATCGAGCACGTGACTGTATACGATCGGTTGAATCTAGGCATTATGCTTCAATAGGAAAGGATAAAATTTCCCCTTCGCATTGTATAGAACGTTTAGTTGGATCGATTACTGTTGATAATGAACGTTATAAACGTTACCAAGGAGAAGTGCAAATAACGTTACGAGATTTACCAAGTGATAATCGAGTGAATGTGTTGGGAAGAGTAGTACCAGAGGATGTATTATTATTACGCTGGATTAAAGGCAATCAAACATTTCGAATTAAATGGATATAA